The following proteins come from a genomic window of Pocillopora verrucosa isolate sample1 chromosome 6, ASM3666991v2, whole genome shotgun sequence:
- the LOC131793420 gene encoding G-protein coupled receptor 83-like isoform X2 — MKSDTEWIVMTVLYAITMIVAFTGNGFLIYIVWKKPEVRSLTSFMFVNMAIADLLVTLVVMPWSISIIYTDGLWIIPGVFGKVMCKGVVYTAFVTITASVLCLTFMAIDRYYAIVHPLRRHLWFRKPKLTVPFIWIGSLVFMSIFLVVQTVEDHNSQCMLSVYILGDPDRALRGIYLLLFVVNYLIPLVVISFLYSITAWNLWFHVAPGVTTFRGNRVQLETSKKRVVRMLIIVTCAFALCWLPPQVVHMMYVIHASKTYLHIQPIVSFVCFWFGHANSAVNPWLYIFLSTKINMAFTRIVSRKSSQLPSSLAIKTSDAVLPPEDEAIQKESRI, encoded by the coding sequence ATGAAATCAGATACCGAGTGGATTGTTATGACAGTCCTCTACGCCATCACGATGATCGTAGCGTTTACAGGGAATGGTTTTCTCATCTACATCGTGTGGAAGAAACCTGAAGTCAGATCACTGACAAGCTTCATGTTCGTCAACATGGCCATCGCCGATTTGCTGGTAACGTTGGTTGTGATGCCTTGGTCGATTTCCATAATATATACAGACGGTTTGTGGATAATCCCGGGAGTATTTGGAAAAGTCATGTGCAAAGGTGTTGTATACACTGCCTTTGTCACTATAACAGCATCCGTCCTCTGCCTGACATTCATGGCCATTGACAGGTACTATGCCATCGTTCATCCCCTCCGCCGCCATCTTTGGTTTCGAAAGCCTAAACTAACCGTTCCATTTATTTGGATCGGTTCACTGGTCTTCATGTCCATTTTCCTTGTTGTTCAAACCGTGGAGGACCACAATTCCCAATGCATGCTATCTGTTTACATCTTGGGTGATCCAGATAGGGCTCTTCGAGGAATATACCTCCTCCTTTTCGTCGTCAACTATCTCATTCCCTTGGTCGTTATTTCTTTCCTGTATTCCATTACTGCATGGAATTTATGGTTCCATGTTGCACCTGGAGTGACTACTTTTAGAGGAAATCGAGTGCAACTCGAAACCTCCAAGAAAAGAGTGGTTCGGATGCTCATTATTGTTACCTGTGCCTTTGCCCTTTGTTGGCTCCCACCACAAGTGGTCCACATGATGTACGTCATTCACGCATCAAAGACGTACCTACATATACAGCCGATTGTCAGCTTTGTGTGTTTCTGGTTTGGACACGCTAACAGTGCCGTTAACCCATGGCTGTACATTTTTCTGAGCACCAAGATAAATATGGCATTTACTAGGATCGTCAGTAGAAAAAGCAGCCAGTTGCCTTCAAGTCTCGCCATCAAAACATCAGATGCCGTCTTACCACCTGAAGATGAAGCAATCCAGAAAGAATCAAGAATATAA
- the LOC131786040 gene encoding orexin/Hypocretin receptor type 1-like gives MKPENEWIITVLYAITMLVAFAGNIFLIYIVWKKPEVRSLTSFMFVNMAIADLLVTLVVMPWSISYIYTDGLWIIPGVFGKVMCKGVVYIAYVTLTASILCLTFMAIDRYYAIVHPLRRHLWFRKPKLTVPSIWIGSLVSMSIFLVIQTVEDYNNSSYCMLSVYILGDPDRALRGIYLLLFVVNYLIPLVVMSCLYTITAWNLWFNVAPGVNTLRRDRAQLETSKRRVVRMLIIVTCAFALCWLPPQVVHMMKVIHASKAHLHIQPIVSLVCFWFGHANSAVNPWLYIFLSTKINTAFTRIVSRKSSRLPSSTTTKRSDAVLPPENEAIQKESRV, from the coding sequence ATGAAACCAGAAAACGAATGGATCATCACAGTACTCTACGCAATCACGATGCTCGTAGCGTTTGCAGGGAATATTTTCCTTATCTACATCGTGTGGAAGAAACCTGAAGTCAGATCACTGACAAGCTTTATGTTCGTGAACATGGCCATCGCTGATTTGCTAGTAACCCTGGTTGTGATGCCTTGGTCGATTTCCTATATATATACAGATGGTTTGTGGATAATCCCGGGAGTATTTGGAAAGGTCATGTGCAAAGGTGTTGTATACATTGCCTATGTCACTTTAACAGCATCCATCCTCTGCCTGACGTTCATGGCGATCGACAGGTACTATGCCATCGTTCATCCCCTCCGCCGCCATCTTTGGTTTCGAAAGCCTAAACTAACCGTTCCATCTATTTGGATCGGGTCACTGGTCTCCATGTCCATTTTCCTTGTTATTCAAACCGTGGAGGACTACAATAATTCTTCCTATTGTATGCTATCTGTTTACATCTTGGGTGATCCAGATAGGGCTCTTCGAGGAATTTACCTCCTCCTTTTCGTCGTCAACTATCTTATCCCCTTGGTCGTTATGTCTTGCCTGTATACCATCACTGCATGGAATTTATGGTTCAATGTTGCACCTGGAGTGAATACTTTGAGAAGAGATCGAGCGCAACTCGAAACCTCCAAGAGAAGAGTGGTTCGGATGCTCATTATTGTTACCTGTGCCTTTGCCCTTTGTTGGCTCCCACCACAAGTGGTCCACATGATGAAAGTCATTCACGCATCTAAGGCTCACCTACATATACAGCCGATTGTCAGCCTTGTGTGTTTTTGGTTTGGACACGCCAACAGTGCCGTTAACCCATGGCTGTACATTTTTCTGAGCACCAAGATAAATACGGCATTTACTAGGATCGTCAGTAGAAAAAGCAGCCGGTTGCCTTCAAGTACCACTACCAAAAGATCAGATGCCGTCTTACCACCTGAAAATGAAGCAATCCAGAAAGAATCAAGAGTATAA
- the LOC131775117 gene encoding uncharacterized protein: MELEALQKNLDVKLKLLAYKQEKGKGIVDKANATTIGRHRDGLVCLAKEADEVKLKIEEKKIAKGEQMDEVCAWSNEIDKVIEGVDAEIEYLGKCLGEVKKKSQMAEKESEKATIAKEREEQLAFEKAQWEMKLDYEKKSEELGSKKGKGLSGDTGMHAKLPKLSITKFDGSFEQWLSFWNKFSAEIDATDLSAVTKFAYLKELLVTKVRADIDGLPFNLEGYERAKAILKSEYGKTSEIVNAYVNNIMGLPTITSASPKEINEFYKRLLFNVQSLETLGKLREVSGNVRAVLDKLKGIKGDLVRGHEDWRDWDFAKLIQAIKGWRDINSEGEESDGGSVSKRKNDRNDWNARVPPPRGRSYQVQQQANGGQMRGCVYCDDTNHTSANCTKVVAVGDRKRILSQKQLCFNCTSDKHRADSCRSRGCHNCQRRHHTSICDRPPSGHTTRGRFMTAQNKGTERVVYPVVVVEVNGIKCRALLDTGAGSSYASSAILEHLGNKPLREEFKRIEMMLGSTNKVIGVHSVTIGSLDGKFRLETEVTRVDRSTLLSLDNPGYAGILEKYPYLDGVYMDDRDEKPELPVHIILGASEYAKIKTETIPKIGRPGEPVAELTKFGWTIMSPGKEVDLSNMFLTQTTAADYEQLCKLDVLGLRDTPGGDQADVYEEFKEQITRGPEGWYETGLPWRGNHPPLPNHRAGSLKRLESTIRKLEKNGILQKYDAIIKDQLNEGIVERVSGPPVGKEFYIPHKAVVREAAESTKLRIVYDASARASEKAPSLNECLHAGPPLQNKLWAVLVRARFHPVALTGDIKQAFLQVRIREEDRDAMRFHWITDLQSRRVEILRFTRALFGLAPSPFLLGGVIKQHLEACRTENPDLVREIEKSLYVDDLISGGPTVKAALEVKAGVTHVFNQASFKLHKWHSNVPAVESPGDSLSEDNTFAKEQLGAPQEGGGSILGLPWNKRQDTIEINFPTDRTQVTKRGILAKIARVYDPLGLAAPMTLSGKLLYRDACDLKVGWDAQLPGQLGTKWSRWEAQLPVSISVPRAIPQHFEEISNIELHCFGDASGQGVSAAVYGVISQPSGDSVGLIAAKARLAKQGLTIPRLELVSGHMATNLIVNVKEALEGFPVGNMVCWLDSSVALHWIKGAGSYKQFVSNRVQKIQQHPEVNWRHVGTKDNPADLGSRSGSVENEELWWRGPEWLLDRERWPADIKTTATPDSQAEAKVIRDVFAVAQAKTDILDALLIKFNLWKTLRVCAWVTRFIHNLRSEKTRRSNGPLTTEEIEMQRHLWLKRTQVKFKRDVRFEDHRVQLNLQENADGLLEYRGRIQGDYPIYLPESHPFAEKMVADAHIRTLHGGVSLTMAKIRERYWVLRLRRLAKRVVKACNGCKRFRATAFAVPPPGQLPRDRTEGENAFQVVGVDFAGPLKYRKGRNHEGKAYITLYACSLTRGIYLELLPSLETGEFLRYLKRFIARRGRPEKIYSDNGSTFVAAAKWLKQVMTDERLNDFLSRQEIKWQFNLSRAPWWGGQFERMVGLVKRSLQKTIGNGFLTWTELEEVILDVEVAVNNRPLSYVEDDVQLPILTPHSLLFGQPNALLELEPHCIEDGELRKRAKYLRRCKEAVWKRWTGEYLKGLRERHRLKNPGKPENPIVGEVVLIKSDDKNRGKWKVGIVTELIKGRDGVVRGAKLRTGTSHLERAVQQLYPLELSCDRPGDGDRPPTTELRIEAPAFRPSRDAAVAARLRMEDLAHDEEGG, from the coding sequence ATGGAACTGGAGGCACTTCAGAAGAATTTGGACGTAAAACTCAAGCTTTTGGCGTACAAGCAAGAAAAGGGAAAGGGCATTGTGGACAAGGCAAACGCGACAACTATTGGGAGACACCGTGACGGGTTGGTGTGTTTAGCAAAAGAAGCGGACGAGGTCAAATTAAAGATCGAAGAGAAGAAGATTGCAAAGGGTGAGCAAATGGACGAGGTATGTGCATGGAGCAATGAAATAGACAAAGTTATTGAGGGTGTAGACGCGGAGATCGAATACCTTGGGAAGTGTTTGGGGGAGGTGAAGAAAAAATCGCAAATGGCCGAAAAAGAAAGCGAGAAAGCGACAATCGCGAAGGAGAGAGAGGAGCAACTCGCGTTTGAAAAAGCACAATGGGAAATGAAGCTTgattacgaaaaaaaatcagaagaattAGGTAGCAAAAAAGGGAAAGGGTTATCAGGCGATACCGGAATGCACGCAAAGTTGCCAAAGCTATCAATAACGAAGTTTGATGGGTCCTTCGAACAATGGCTCtctttttggaataaattttccgCGGAAATAGACGCGACGGATCTGTCAGCAGTGACAAAGTTCGCTTATCTAAAGGAACTCCTTGTTACAAAGGTACGAGCGGACATAGATGGACTCCCGTTCAATCTTGAGGGGTACGAAAGGGCGAAGGCCATCCTAAAATCGGAGTACGGGAAAACGTCAGAAATTGTAAATGCATATGTAAACAACATCATGGGTTTGCCTACCATCACAAGCGCCAGTCCAAAAGAAATTAATGAGTTTTACAAAAGGCTTCTGTTCAATGTACAAAGCTTAGAGACGCTCGGGAAGTTACGTGAAGTCTCCGGAAATGTGAGGGCGGTGTTAGACAAACTGAAAGGAATAAAGGGAGACTTAGTCCGGGGACACGAAGATTGGCGAGACTGGGATTTCGCTAAACTGATTCAGGCAATTAAAGGTTGGAGAGACATAAATtcagaaggagaagaaagcGATGGTGGGAGTGTGTCCAAGAGGAAGAATGATCGCAACGACTGGAATGCCCGCGTTCCGCCGCCACGCGGAAGGTCTTATCAGGTCCAACAACAAGCAAATGGAGGACAGATGCGCGGATGCGTCTATTGCGATGACACGAACCACACATCCGCTAATTGCACCAAAGTTGTCGCGGTCGGAGACCGCAAACGAATTCTGAGCCAAAAACAGTTGTGTTTTAATTGTACAAGTGACAAACACAGAGCAGACAGCTGTAGAAGCCGCGGGTGTCATAACTGTCAACGCCGACATCACACGTCAATATGTGATCGCCCACCAAGCGGTCACACAACGAGGGGAAGATTTATGACGgcacaaaacaaaggaacagaGAGAGTCGTGTATCCCGTTGTTGTCGTGGAAGTAAATGGAATCAAATGCCGCGCACTCCTAGACACTGGGGCAGGCAGCTCATACGCGTCGTCAGCTATCCTTGAACACCTGGGAAACAAACCGCTACGAGAAGAATTCAAGCGCATAGAGATGATGCTTGGGTCAACAAACAAGGTCATCGGAGTTCATAGCGTGACGATTGGCAGCCTTGATGGAAAATTTCGATTGGAAACGGAAGTCACCAGAGTGGACCGTAGTACATTGCTATCACTTGACAACCCAGGATATGCTGGGATACTGGAGAAATATCCCTACTTGGATGGGGTATACATGGACGACAGAGACGAGAAGCCTGAGCTACCAGTCCACATTATCCTGGGTGCGAGCGAGTACGCGAAAATAAAGACAGAAACCATACCAAAGATCGGACGTCCCGGCGAACCTGTTGCAGAGCTAACAAAGTTCGGATGGACAATTATGTCACCAGGTAAAGAAGTTGACCTCTCTAATATGTTCTTGACCCAGACGACAGCGGCAGATTACGAACAACTATGCAAATTAGATGTTCTAGGATTGCGTGACACACCAGGCGGAGATCAAGCAGATGTTTATGAAGAATTCAAGGAACAAATAACACGAGGGCCAGAGGGATGGTACGAGACGGGGCTACCCTGGAGGGGAAACCACCCTCCACTGCCCAACCACAGAGCGGGAAGCTTGAAGCGATTGGAAAGTACCATTCGGAAACTGGAGAAGAACGGAATACTCCAGAAGTATGACGCCATAATTAAAGACCAGCTTAACGAAGGAATAGTGGAGCGAGTGTCAGGCCCACCAGTGGGAAAGGAGTTCTATATTCCACATAAAGCAGTGGTGAGAGAAGCTGCAGAGAGTACCAAACTTCGAATCGTGTACGACGCCTCTGCCCGAGCTTCAGAGAAGGCTCCTTCTCTCAACGAGTGCCTTCACGCGGGACCTCCGTTGCAGAACAAGCTTTGGGCTGTTCTTGTCCGTGCACGTTTCCACCCAGTCGCGTTAACAGGTGATATCAAGCAAGCGTTCTTACAAGTACGAATACGGGAAGAAGACAGGGATGCCATGAGATTCCACTGGATCACGGACTTGCAATCCAGGCGAGTGGAAATACTGAGATTCACGAGAGCTCTGTTTGGTTTGGCCCCATCGCCCTTTCTTCTTGGGGGAGTTATCAAACAACACCTGGAAGCCTGTCGTACCGAGAATCCGGACCTGGTGAGGGAAATAGAGAAGAGTCTATACGTCGATGACCTTATCAGCGGGGGACCCACCGTAAAAGCTGCCCTTGAAGTCAAAGCAGGCGTTACCCATGTCTTTAACCAAGCCTCATTCAAGCTGCACAAGTGGCATTCAAATGTTCCGGCAGTGGAGTCCCCTGGTGATTCTCTTAGCGAAGATAATACATTCGCGAAAGAACAGTTGGGTGCACCTCAAGAAGGAGGGGGATCTATTCTCGGGCTTCCATGGAACAAGCGACAAGATAccattgaaataaatttcccAACTGACCGCACCCAAGTGACAAAGAGAGGGATACTAGCGAAGATAGCAAGAGTGTATGACCCGTTAGGGCTCGCAGCGCCTATGACATTGAGTGGAAAACTACTGTACCGAGACGCATGTGATTTGAAAGTCGGATGGGATGCTCAACTTCCTGGTCAACTGGGAACCAAGTGGTCAAGATGGGAAGCACAGCTACCAGTGAGCATTTCCGTACCCAGAGCCATACCTCAACACTTTGAAGAGATCAGCAACATTGAGCTACATTGTTTCGGCGACGCAAGCGGACAAGGCGTTTCTGCGGCAGTGTACGGTGTCATATCTCAACCATCCGGTGATAGTGTTGGGCTGATAGCAGCCAAAGCTAGACTGGCGAAGCAAGGCCTCACCATCCCCCGCCTCGAGTTGGTCTCCGGTCACATGGCGACCAATCTCATTGTGAACGTTAAGGAAGCATTAGAGGGTTTCCCAGTTGGAAATATGGTTTGCTGGTTGGACAGCAGCGTTGCGTTACATTGGATCAAGGGAGCAGGGAGTTACAAGCAGTTCGTAAGCAATCGAGTGCAGAAAATCCAGCAACACCCAGAAGTAAACTGGCGTCATGTGGGTACAAAGGACAACCCAGCTGACCTTGGCAGTCGGAGCGGAAGCGTGGAAAATGAAGAGCTATGGTGGAGAGGGCCTGAGTGGTTACTAGACCGAGAGCGATGGCCAGCCGATATTAAGACAACGGCCACACCAGACAGTCAGGCGGAAGCAAAAGTGATACGGGACGTATTCGCTGTAGCACAAGCTAAGACAGACATCCTAGACGCCTTGCTGATCAAGTTCAACTTATGGAAAACCCTAAGGGTTTGTGCGTGGGTGACTCGATTCATACATAACCTACGAAGCGAAAAGACGAGAAGATCTAATGGACCACTCACGACAGAGGAGATCGAGATGCAGCGACACCTGTGGCTAAAGCGAACACAGGTGAAATTCAAGAGAGACGTGCGGTTCGAAGATCATCGTGTTCAGCTGAACCTACAAGAAAACGCAGACGGGTTACTGGAATACCGAGGGCGGATTCAGGGAGACTATCCCATTTACTTGCCTGAGTCTCATCCGTTCGCGGAGAAGATGGTGGCAGACGCACATATCAGGACACTCCACGGGGGAGTGAGCCTCACAATGGCAAAGATTCGTGAAAGGTACTGGGTTCTCAGGTTGCGTCGCCTTGCAAAAAGAGTCGTTAAAGCTTGTAACGGCTGCAAGCGGTTCCGCGCCACAGCATTTGCGGTTCCGCCACCAGGACAGCTACCAAGGGATCGTACCGAAGGAGAAAATGCGTTCCAAGTAGTCGGAGTGGATTTCGCCGGACCACTGAAGTATAGAAAGGGGAGGAATCATGAAGGcaaagcttacataacgctttACGCCTGTAGCCTGACCAGAGGTATTTACCTTGAGCTACTACCCAGCCTAGAAACGGGAGAATTCCTTCGATACCTGAAACGGTTTATCGCCCGACGTGGGCGGCCAGAAAAGATTTACTCAGACAACGGGAGTACCTTCGTGGCAGCAGCTAAGTGGCTGAAACAAGTGATGACTGACGAACGCCTCAACGATTTCCTCTCCCGTCAAGAAATCAAGTGGCAATTCAACCTGAGCAGAGCACCCTGGTGGGGAGGGCAGTTCGAGAGAATGGTTGGATTGGTGAAGAGAAGTCTACAGAAGACCATTGGAAACGGGTTCCTAACGTGGACCGAGTTAGAGGAGGTTATACTAGACGTAGAGGTTGCAGTCAACAACCGACCTTTAAGTTACGTGGAGGACGATGTGCAGCTACCGATCTTGACCCCCCACTCCTTGTTGTTTGGTCAACCAAATGCACTACTCGAGTTGGAACCGCACTGCATAGAAGACGGTGAATTACGCAAGCGAGCAAAGTATCTCAGACGATGCAAGGAGGCCGTCTGGAAGCGATGGACGGGGGAGTACTTAAAGGGGCTGCGCGAACGCCATCGTCTAAAGAATCCTGGAAAGCCCGAAAATCCTATTGTGGGCGAGGTCGTGCTGATCAAGTCGGACGACAAGAATCGCGGGAAATGGAAGGTCGGGATCGTCACGGAACTAATCAAAGGGCGTGACGGTGTTGTCCGGGGAGCAAAGTTGCGCACAGGGACCTCACATCTAGAGCGAGCAGTACAGCAGCTGTATCCGTTAGAACTGTCATGTGATCGACCGGGAGACGGCGACAGACCTCCAACGACCGAGTTGCGCATTGAAGCGCCAGCGTTCAGGCCTTCCCGTGATGCAGCCGTCGCAGCAAGATTACGTATGGAGGATCTTGCTCACGATGAGGAAGGGGGTTGA
- the LOC131799441 gene encoding uncharacterized protein encodes MTEAAEASIVVPPAPTQVFIPPSNLPPPKALNFDDNLATAWKSWKAAWQRYEIATGVYKQEGIVRVSTLLSIIGEDGVRAHDTFIWNEDENADDISQVLKKFDEFCIPRTQVIYERYRFNNRNQEPGENISTYLTELRTIAKNCAHDTITPDEILRDRLVLGIRDDRVRERLLRLNDLSLLQAVDIIKSSEQTQQQVKLMAGGDTAVHALRKAGSAEKT; translated from the coding sequence atgacagaagcaGCTGAAGCATCCATAGTTGTGCCACCAGCGCCGactcaagtttttattccccCGTCAAATTTGCCCCCGCCGAAAGCGCTTAATTTTGACGACAATTTAGCCACCGCATGGAAATCGTGGAAAGCAGCGTGGCAGCGCTACGAAATCGCTACTGGTGTATATAAACAAGAGGGCATAGTTCGTGTGTCGACATTACTAAGCATTATAGGCGAGGATGGCGTCAGAGCCCACGATACCTTTATTTGGAACGAAGACGAAAACGCAGACGACATTTCACAAGTCCTGAAGAAGTTCGACGAATTCTGCATTCCTAGGACACAGGTCATATATGAACGCTATAGGTTCAACAACCGAAACCAGGAACCAGGCGAAAACATCTCGACGTATCTTACGGAGCTTCGAACGATCGCAAAAAACTGTGCACACGATACAATCACACCAGATGAAATTTTGCGTGACCGCCTCGTGCTAGGCATACGGGATGATCGCGTCCGCGAGAGACTTCTCCGTTTGAATGATTTATCTCTCCTACAAGCAGTTGACATTATTAAGTCGTCAGAACAGACCCAACAGCAAGTAAAGCTAATGGCTGGAGGAGACACTGCAGTTCATGCGTTACGGAAGGCGGGATCGGCAgaaaaaacctga